The following proteins are co-located in the bacterium genome:
- a CDS encoding PQQ-binding-like beta-propeller repeat protein — protein MKGYKVIIGLVVWVLLILSLSGCAPKITIPQMEMEGSQWCYPRSDPQNTGYIDGMLSDSLKKIWYTQLNGMDPSCPTTFDKLVFTGLPNSRIIALDKENGAIKLNFWADAPIIMPPVFSPPYMAYIGSGMYNVTACFDVRSGQRIFANRSGDSKTAPIICGDTIIVFTMSGGVYALNALNGLLLWQVKLANPIHVQPAERNDTLFIAANDVLVEIYRGEVTLQTTLPFVPIGFVVLSDDKIAISSESGDIAVISSANGQPVWQAKLNAEALPPMVHAGKAIFADKAGNIKAFDLASGKELWKVNVGKNVLSPPIGVGEKVVVSTDDGDIYLIASADGKVISKTAIHEDVKRGLASDGKSLFVPSVYGRITCLR, from the coding sequence ATGAAAGGGTATAAAGTTATTATTGGTTTGGTGGTTTGGGTGCTGCTTATTTTAAGCCTGTCAGGCTGTGCACCAAAAATAACCATTCCACAAATGGAAATGGAAGGTTCGCAGTGGTGCTATCCTCGCTCAGACCCTCAGAATACAGGCTACATTGACGGCATGCTTTCTGACTCACTAAAAAAGATTTGGTACACGCAACTTAACGGCATGGACCCATCCTGCCCAACCACTTTTGACAAACTCGTTTTCACAGGGCTTCCGAACAGCAGAATAATAGCTCTCGATAAGGAGAATGGCGCAATAAAACTAAACTTCTGGGCTGATGCGCCGATAATAATGCCGCCAGTATTCTCCCCGCCGTATATGGCATACATAGGCTCGGGCATGTACAATGTTACCGCCTGCTTTGATGTCAGAAGCGGACAGCGGATTTTCGCTAACAGGTCTGGAGACTCGAAAACAGCGCCTATAATTTGTGGAGACACAATAATAGTCTTTACCATGTCGGGTGGAGTTTACGCGCTTAATGCCTTAAATGGGCTTCTTTTATGGCAGGTCAAGCTTGCTAATCCTATTCATGTTCAACCTGCGGAGCGAAACGATACGCTGTTCATCGCTGCTAATGATGTTCTGGTTGAGATCTATCGCGGCGAGGTTACTCTTCAAACAACTCTTCCTTTTGTCCCCATAGGTTTCGTCGTGCTCAGTGATGACAAAATAGCTATTTCATCTGAATCGGGGGACATCGCAGTAATATCAAGCGCTAATGGTCAGCCGGTTTGGCAGGCTAAGCTTAACGCTGAGGCATTACCGCCTATGGTTCACGCTGGAAAGGCGATATTCGCCGATAAAGCAGGCAATATTAAAGCTTTCGACTTGGCTTCCGGGAAAGAACTCTGGAAAGTTAATGTCGGAAAAAATGTCCTTTCTCCACCGATAGGTGTTGGCGAAAAGGTTGTAGTGTCAACAGATGACGGAGATATCTATCTTATCGCCAGTGCGGACGGTAAGGTTATCTCAAAAACAGCTATTCACGAGGATGTTAAGCGCGGATTAGCGAGCGATGGTAAGAGCCTATTTGTGCCGTCGGTTTACGGCCGGATAACATGTTTGAGATAG
- a CDS encoding glycosyltransferase gives MGDSKNLRVALVHDYLNQYGGAEVVLRWLHHLFPHAPVFTLIYEPDLVPPDFRGWDIRPVGWSRYFPFRKKLYKYYIFLYPAMIEQVDVRNFDLVISSSYLWAKGVITRSDTLHICYCHTPMRQAWELYFEYKESYSKFISKFIYPFVFNYLRLWDRVSADRVDKFIANSEVVRRRILKYYHRDSIVVHPPVELHNIRPSPEIGDYYLVLSRLVPYKRIDLAVKAFNRLGKKLIIAGTGPQLKKLRRMAKDNITFLGFVDEPKKNELLSHAKALIFPGEEDFGIVPIEAQAAGRPVIAYGRGGATTTIIDGVTGIFFDEPTVESLIDAVVKFEQFDFNPQDAIENAKRFGVKTFLERMKDVISAFVAEFFGEEYARKLFVEIEERV, from the coding sequence ATAGGCGACTCCAAAAACCTAAGGGTAGCGCTGGTTCACGACTACCTGAACCAATATGGTGGCGCAGAGGTAGTTTTGAGATGGTTGCATCATCTGTTTCCACACGCGCCAGTTTTTACGCTTATTTATGAGCCCGACCTCGTCCCGCCTGACTTTCGCGGTTGGGACATAAGACCGGTTGGCTGGAGCAGATACTTCCCATTCAGAAAGAAGCTTTATAAATACTACATTTTCCTCTATCCCGCTATGATAGAGCAGGTCGATGTCCGCAATTTCGACCTTGTGATAAGCTCATCCTACCTTTGGGCCAAAGGAGTGATAACACGCAGCGACACACTTCACATATGCTACTGTCACACTCCAATGCGGCAGGCGTGGGAACTTTATTTCGAGTACAAGGAAAGTTATTCCAAATTTATAAGCAAATTCATATATCCGTTCGTTTTCAATTATTTGCGTCTGTGGGACAGAGTATCCGCCGACCGTGTCGACAAATTTATCGCCAACTCCGAGGTTGTTCGCAGAAGGATTCTTAAGTATTATCATCGCGACTCCATCGTGGTTCATCCTCCCGTTGAACTTCACAACATAAGGCCCTCGCCAGAGATAGGCGACTATTACCTCGTTCTATCGCGCCTGGTGCCGTACAAACGCATCGACCTCGCGGTAAAAGCCTTCAACAGACTCGGTAAAAAGCTGATAATAGCAGGAACCGGACCTCAGCTGAAGAAACTTCGCAGGATGGCAAAAGATAACATAACATTTTTGGGCTTCGTGGACGAACCAAAAAAGAACGAGCTTCTATCCCACGCTAAAGCTCTTATTTTCCCCGGCGAGGAGGATTTCGGCATAGTCCCCATAGAGGCTCAAGCTGCCGGGAGACCAGTTATAGCTTACGGTCGCGGCGGAGCCACGACAACAATAATAGACGGCGTTACAGGAATTTTCTTCGACGAGCCCACAGTAGAATCCCTTATCGATGCGGTCGTGAAATTCGAACAATTCGACTTTAACCCGCAGGATGCTATCGAAAACGCCAAGCGATTCGGCGTTAAAACTTTCCTCGAAAGGATGAAGGATGTCATCTCGGCTTTCGTAGCAGAATTTTTTGGCGAGGAGTACGCAAGAAAGCTGTTCGTTGAAATCGAGGAACGGGTGTGA
- a CDS encoding zf-TFIIB domain-containing protein — translation MHIKCPNCGTTQEIDISHYDPGQLLVMCKNCNAKFVVPLTNSDYDEAETKALGHGIVSVTCPYCGREIIATIERIKGSELWRCPACRGIFRASIPEHILKIEKEAEGYEPVEKDEIAVIETVTSEKLSGAGDVEFIPGISDVDLHDEEQPQESVTQTTSEVGAGVSFQSPDEEIMPPLTEKEKFTERFLVKMGDKIAGPMSFALLENWARSGIMGPNALIARMSKNPNKFFPAKLMPELKPYFFPQEPKVGAAMKEILMETSPAELMMQAINSGALGGLVAGLIFSPLILTKLWQPVPIFSPILQVIVLLGFSTVVGLGIGAINSILERWIISYPWTTLVQSLIALLFAIFVFVIYALRFKVGTAVFAAILAFAIFFLIGLFTCQFHRKYETPE, via the coding sequence ATGCATATAAAATGCCCAAATTGCGGAACGACGCAGGAGATCGATATAAGTCATTATGACCCCGGTCAACTGCTCGTTATGTGTAAGAACTGTAACGCCAAGTTTGTCGTGCCTCTAACGAATTCTGATTACGATGAGGCTGAAACTAAGGCTCTCGGTCACGGTATAGTAAGCGTTACCTGCCCCTATTGCGGACGCGAGATTATCGCAACGATAGAGCGCATAAAAGGTTCAGAGCTATGGCGCTGTCCTGCATGCCGCGGAATATTCAGAGCATCAATACCCGAGCACATCCTCAAAATTGAGAAGGAAGCCGAAGGCTATGAGCCTGTCGAAAAGGACGAGATAGCGGTTATCGAAACTGTAACATCCGAAAAACTATCCGGGGCTGGCGATGTTGAATTCATCCCCGGGATATCTGATGTAGATCTTCACGATGAGGAGCAACCGCAGGAATCCGTAACACAGACAACTTCTGAGGTGGGTGCGGGAGTTTCTTTTCAATCACCTGATGAGGAAATAATGCCTCCTCTCACCGAAAAAGAGAAGTTTACCGAACGATTCCTTGTGAAGATGGGCGACAAAATAGCTGGTCCGATGTCTTTCGCATTGCTTGAGAACTGGGCGAGAAGCGGGATAATGGGACCGAATGCGCTTATCGCACGAATGAGCAAAAACCCGAACAAATTCTTCCCCGCGAAACTAATGCCAGAGCTAAAACCCTACTTCTTCCCGCAGGAACCCAAAGTTGGCGCCGCAATGAAAGAAATATTGATGGAAACAAGTCCTGCTGAGTTGATGATGCAGGCTATAAACTCAGGTGCGCTTGGGGGTCTTGTAGCTGGGCTTATTTTTTCTCCGTTAATTCTCACCAAGCTCTGGCAACCAGTTCCTATTTTCTCGCCTATCCTTCAGGTTATTGTGCTTCTCGGCTTTTCAACAGTGGTCGGGCTTGGTATAGGCGCTATAAATTCGATTCTTGAACGCTGGATAATAAGCTACCCATGGACAACTCTAGTTCAGTCGCTTATAGCATTGCTTTTCGCAATTTTCGTTTTCGTTATATATGCTCTTCGATTCAAAGTTGGAACCGCTGTATTCGCAGCAATATTGGCTTTTGCCATCTTCTTCCTTATTGGTTTATTCACCTGCCAATTCCACAGAAAGTATGAGACACCAGAATGA
- a CDS encoding energy-coupling factor transporter transmembrane protein EcfT — protein MNIPLGQYIKGKSTIHLLDPRTKLLGLVSLAVLIISKSHLWNHLLAFALLVLLTKAARISLKRVVKLIWGFKYFILITFVINLLFTPSKDGLSFLFLHLSIRGAVYGILFSARMVLLLWAASLFSWVTSPVSLADSFEELFGFLRVFGVHPRDISTVILLSMRYIPTIIDDAVKIRWAQLARGAKVSGGIIKRARQLVPLIIPVFATSFRRADKLAIALELRCYDPLMPRTRLTPLRLTTTDKITILAMLALLVVMLVII, from the coding sequence ATGAATATCCCATTAGGACAATACATAAAGGGCAAATCCACGATTCATCTCCTCGACCCAAGAACCAAACTACTCGGTCTCGTTAGCTTGGCGGTTTTGATAATATCAAAATCACATTTATGGAACCATTTGCTGGCATTCGCTCTTCTCGTCCTTCTGACCAAAGCAGCCAGAATCTCTCTCAAACGCGTAGTAAAGCTCATTTGGGGTTTCAAGTATTTTATATTGATAACATTCGTTATAAACCTTCTTTTTACCCCATCAAAAGACGGCCTGAGTTTTTTATTTCTGCACTTAAGTATTCGCGGCGCTGTATATGGCATTCTTTTCAGCGCGAGGATGGTTCTACTTTTGTGGGCAGCATCTCTTTTCAGCTGGGTTACTTCGCCTGTGTCGCTTGCTGATTCTTTTGAGGAATTGTTCGGTTTTCTTAGAGTCTTTGGTGTTCACCCAAGGGACATATCAACCGTTATTCTCCTTTCGATGCGGTATATTCCCACAATAATTGATGATGCCGTAAAGATTCGCTGGGCACAGCTTGCTCGAGGTGCTAAGGTAAGCGGCGGGATAATAAAGCGTGCCAGACAACTCGTGCCGTTAATTATCCCTGTCTTCGCAACATCTTTTCGAAGGGCAGACAAGCTTGCTATAGCGCTCGAACTACGATGCTACGACCCTTTGATGCCGCGAACCAGACTTACCCCGCTTAGGCTAACCACAACAGACAAAATAACAATTTTGGCCATGTTGGCGTTGCTTGTGGTGATGTTAGTTATTATCTAA
- a CDS encoding 3-isopropylmalate dehydratase encodes MMEKVIKGRVFVIRDQNGEPINDIDTDMIFHNKYLAITELSQMGQYAFSNLTGWEDFPKKARPGDILIVGENFGAGSSRQQAVDCFIALGIAAIVGESFGAIYFRNAVNAGLPIFVAPGIARSEVQTGDIISINTETGEIFDETKGIKLPSARPLTTVQRQIIEAGGLLELARKIRE; translated from the coding sequence CTGATGGAAAAAGTAATTAAAGGAAGAGTTTTTGTAATAAGAGACCAAAATGGGGAGCCTATAAACGACATCGATACCGACATGATATTTCACAACAAGTATCTTGCTATAACTGAGCTTTCCCAGATGGGGCAGTATGCGTTCAGCAATTTGACTGGCTGGGAGGATTTTCCAAAGAAAGCACGACCTGGAGACATACTCATAGTTGGCGAGAACTTCGGAGCTGGTTCGTCGCGGCAGCAGGCTGTGGACTGTTTCATAGCGCTGGGAATAGCAGCCATAGTCGGAGAAAGCTTCGGTGCGATTTATTTCAGGAATGCCGTTAACGCAGGACTACCAATTTTTGTGGCGCCGGGTATAGCACGCTCTGAGGTTCAAACAGGCGATATAATATCCATAAACACTGAAACTGGCGAGATCTTCGACGAAACCAAGGGTATAAAGCTCCCCAGTGCGAGACCGCTAACAACTGTCCAGCGCCAGATAATCGAGGCGGGAGGTTTATTAGAACTCGCAAGGAAAATCAGGGAATAG
- the speB gene encoding agmatinase yields METFDGRYLRASDYSHSSWVLFGVPYDGTSSFKPGSRFGPQAIRQASISLEDYSPYQGKTLPTFADIGDIEMPLGTVEKALAEIEKVADGVIADGKFLIALGGEHSITIATVKSYKKRYANLQVIAFDAHCDFRDEYLKGKLSHATVLRRIAEMSKLHLFGPRSGSRNEFVDVKRLCLTFEPFGISKIGDAVSIIGNDPVYITLDLDILDPSVFPGTGNPEPGGLAFSELLDAILWLSSQLNIVGVDIVELNPMLDPSGASAVVAAKIVREILIAVG; encoded by the coding sequence ATGGAAACTTTTGACGGGAGATATTTGAGAGCATCCGATTATTCACATTCAAGCTGGGTTTTATTTGGCGTTCCCTATGATGGCACTTCCTCGTTTAAGCCGGGCAGCAGATTCGGTCCACAGGCTATAAGGCAGGCATCCATAAGTCTTGAGGACTACTCACCTTATCAGGGAAAAACTCTACCGACTTTCGCCGACATTGGGGACATAGAGATGCCGCTGGGAACTGTGGAGAAAGCATTGGCTGAGATAGAAAAAGTTGCTGATGGAGTTATAGCTGATGGGAAGTTCCTTATAGCGCTCGGTGGTGAGCATTCAATAACTATTGCCACTGTTAAATCCTACAAGAAAAGGTATGCTAACCTTCAGGTCATCGCCTTCGATGCACACTGTGATTTCAGAGACGAATACCTTAAGGGCAAGCTTTCACATGCCACAGTTCTGCGAAGAATAGCTGAGATGAGCAAACTTCACTTATTCGGACCACGCTCAGGGTCACGAAATGAATTTGTCGATGTTAAAAGGCTTTGCCTGACATTCGAACCGTTCGGAATATCAAAAATCGGTGACGCGGTTTCCATAATCGGCAATGACCCCGTTTACATTACCCTTGACCTCGACATACTGGATCCGTCCGTCTTTCCAGGTACTGGCAACCCCGAACCTGGTGGACTCGCGTTTAGCGAACTACTGGATGCTATTCTTTGGCTTTCAAGTCAGCTTAATATAGTTGGCGTTGACATTGTGGAGCTTAATCCTATGCTCGACCCGTCGGGAGCATCTGCTGTTGTGGCTGCGAAAATCGTGAGGGAAATTCTTATTGCTGTTGGCTAA